One region of Gorilla gorilla gorilla isolate KB3781 chromosome 13, NHGRI_mGorGor1-v2.1_pri, whole genome shotgun sequence genomic DNA includes:
- the LOC115935832 gene encoding interferon alpha-7 codes for MALSFSLLMAVLVLSYKSICSLGCDLPQTHSLRNRRALILLAQMGRISPFSCLKDRHQFRFPEEEFDGNQFQKTQAISVLHEMIQQTFNLFSTEDSSAAWEQSLLEKFSTELYQQLNDLEACVIQEVGVEETPLMNEDSILAVRKYFQRITLYLTDKKYSPCAWEVVRAEIMRSFSFSTNLQKGLRRKD; via the coding sequence ATGGCCCTGTCCTTTTCTTTACTGATGGCCGTGCTGGTGCTCAGCTACAAATCCATCTGTTCTCTgggctgtgatctgcctcagaccCACAGCCTGCGTAATAGGAGGGCCTTGATACTCCTGGCACAAATGGGAAGAATCTCTCCGTTCTCCTGCCTGAAGGACAGACATCAATTCAGATTCCCCGAGGAGGAGTTTGATGGCAACCAGTTCCAGAAGACTCAAGCCATCTCTGTCCTCCACGAGATGATCCAGCAGACCTTCAATCTCTTCAGCACAGAGGACTCATCTGCTGCTTGGGAACAGAGCCTCCTAGAAAAATTTTCCACTGAACTTTACCAGCAACTGAATGACCTGGAAGCCTGCGTGATACAGGAGGTTGGGGTGGAAGAGACTCCCCTGATGAATGAGGACTCCATCCTGGCTgtgaggaaatacttccaaagaATCACTCTTTATCTAACAGACAAGAAATACAGcccttgtgcctgggaggttgtCAGAGCAGAAATCATGAGATCCTTCTCTTTTTCAACAAACTTGCAAAAAGGATTAAGGAGGAAGGATTGA
- the LOC115935827 gene encoding interferon alpha-4: MALSFSLLMAVLVLSYKSICSLGCDLPQTHSLRNRRALILLAQMGRISPFSCLKDRHDFGFPQEEFDGNQFQKAQAISVLHEMIQQTFNLFSTEDSSAAWEQSLLEKFSTELYQQLNDLEACVIQKVGVEETPLMNEDSILAVRKYFQRITLYLTDKKYSPCAWEVVRAEIMRSLSFSTNLQKRLRRKD, translated from the coding sequence ATGGCCCTGTCCTTTTCTTTACTGATGGCTGTGCTGGTGCTCAGCTACAAATCCATCTGTTCTCTgggctgtgatctgcctcagaccCACAGCCTGCGTAATAGGAGGGCCTTGATACTCCTGGCACAAATGGGAAGaatctctcctttctcctgcctgaagGACAGACATGATTTCGGATTCCCCCAGGAGGAGTTTGATGGCAACCAGTTCCAGAAGGCTCAAGCCATCTCTGTCCTCCATGAGATGATCCAGCAGACCTTCAATCTCTTCAGCACAGAGGACTCATCTGCTGCTTGGGAACAGAGCCTCCTAGAAAAATTTTCCACTGAACTTTACCAGCAACTGAACGACCTGGAAGCCTGCGTGATACAGAAGGTTGGGGTGGAAGAGACTCCCCTGATGAATGAGGACTCCATCCTGGCTgtgaggaaatacttccaaagaATCACTCTTTATCTAACAGACAAGAAATACAGcccttgtgcctgggaggttgtCAGAGCAGAAATCATGAGATCCCTCTCTTTTTCAACAAACTTGCAAAAAAGATTAAGGAGGAAGGATTGA